Proteins encoded by one window of Lutibacter sp. A64:
- a CDS encoding ion transporter, whose translation MTTKLFLNDKFILLLILINAVTIFLSGFEMSLDNRFTLTLTDNLITVLFITELIVKFKEFGIKGYFNSNWRKFDFILIALSIPSLIAFIGNLEITNLSFLLVFRVMRIFKSFRFLKFIPGIEHLIKGINRALKASIFVFIGFIIYIFIISILSFYLFKGVSPEHFGNPLNSLYTTFKIFTVEGWYEIPDLITHNLTPTTSFFTYLYFIFVVISGGIFGLSLVNSIFVDAMVSDNNDTLEIKIDLLEKKIDNLLYKNKRL comes from the coding sequence ATGACAACAAAACTGTTTCTAAACGATAAATTTATACTTCTATTAATTCTTATAAATGCCGTAACAATATTTCTAAGTGGGTTTGAAATGTCTTTAGACAATAGGTTTACACTAACCTTAACAGATAATCTAATAACAGTTCTTTTCATTACCGAGTTAATCGTAAAATTTAAAGAATTTGGAATAAAAGGTTATTTTAATTCTAATTGGAGAAAATTTGATTTTATTTTAATTGCATTATCAATTCCTTCATTAATTGCCTTTATTGGAAATTTAGAAATTACAAATTTAAGTTTCTTACTTGTATTTAGAGTTATGAGAATTTTTAAATCATTTAGATTTTTAAAATTTATCCCAGGAATAGAACATTTAATAAAAGGTATTAACAGAGCTTTAAAAGCATCTATTTTCGTTTTTATTGGATTTATAATTTACATATTCATAATTAGCATCTTATCCTTCTATCTTTTTAAAGGAGTTTCACCTGAACATTTTGGAAACCCGTTAAATTCTCTTTATACTACGTTCAAAATTTTTACAGTTGAAGGGTGGTACGAAATTCCAGACTTAATAACCCATAACTTAACACCTACAACATCCTTTTTTACATATTTGTATTTTATTTTTGTTGTAATCTCGGGAGGTATCTTTGGTTTATCTCTTGTTAATTCAATTTTTGTAGATGCTATGGTTAGTGATAATAACGATACACTTGAAATTAAAATTGATTTATTAGAAAAAAAAATTGATAATTTACTTTATAAAAACAAAAGACTATGA
- a CDS encoding IS3 family transposase, with translation MAESTHSIYKTEFLRGEVSRTIKNHLGSLQNFVHYYNYQRYPTDLYGLTTIEVIQGKIPDKDYFKNQIIEAKINRVTTNKAFNKCAFIR, from the coding sequence ATGGCTGAAAGTACTCATAGCATTTATAAAACAGAATTTTTAAGAGGTGAAGTGTCGAGAACAATTAAAAATCATCTCGGGAGCTTACAAAATTTTGTTCATTATTATAATTATCAAAGATATCCTACTGATTTATATGGATTAACAACTATAGAAGTTATTCAAGGTAAAATTCCTGATAAAGATTACTTTAAAAATCAAATTATTGAAGCCAAAATTAACAGAGTTACGACTAATAAAGCATTTAATAAATGTGCTTTTATTAGGTGA
- a CDS encoding DUF3127 domain-containing protein, whose amino-acid sequence MEKQIIGTIKKIDDTKTFGANGFRKRELVVITNEQYAQLLLIEFIQDKCDLLDAYEVGQEIKISINLKGREWVNPEGEAKYFNSIQGWAIEKIGEDIVEPIEVGNTFIENEPDDLPF is encoded by the coding sequence ATGGAAAAACAAATAATAGGAACAATAAAAAAAATAGATGATACTAAAACATTTGGAGCAAATGGTTTTAGAAAAAGAGAACTAGTTGTTATTACTAATGAGCAGTACGCACAATTACTACTAATAGAATTCATACAGGATAAGTGTGATTTGTTAGATGCATATGAAGTAGGTCAAGAAATAAAAATATCCATAAACCTTAAAGGTAGAGAGTGGGTTAATCCTGAAGGTGAAGCTAAATACTTTAATTCAATTCAAGGATGGGCTATTGAAAAAATAGGTGAAGATATTGTAGAACCTATTGAAGTAGGAAATACTTTTATTGAAAATGAACCAGATGATTTACCTTTTTAG
- a CDS encoding helix-turn-helix domain-containing protein has protein sequence MEKSELLKLIGKRIQEIRLSKGLSQVDLVGKVEGKIDTTNISRIESGRTNPTLFTLYRISQALEVSLSEIVDTETTI, from the coding sequence TTGGAAAAGTCAGAATTATTAAAACTTATTGGTAAAAGGATACAAGAAATTAGATTAAGTAAAGGCTTATCTCAAGTAGACCTAGTTGGTAAAGTTGAAGGTAAGATAGATACTACTAATATTTCTAGAATAGAATCTGGCAGAACCAATCCAACACTTTTTACTCTCTACAGAATCAGCCAAGCTCTTGAAGTTTCACTTTCTGAAATTGTTGATACAGAAACTACAATTTAG